A single genomic interval of Croceibacter atlanticus HTCC2559 harbors:
- the nqrE gene encoding NADH:ubiquinone reductase (Na(+)-transporting) subunit E — protein MEHLELFFKSIFVDNMVFAYFLGMCSYLAVSKKVSTAVGLGAAVIFVLTVTVPLNWLLDQYVLQEGALTWLGPEFADYDLSFLSFILFIATIATMVQLVEIVVEKFSPSLYTSLGIFLPLIAVNCAILGGSLFMQSREIETFTLALNYGFSSGIGWFLAILAIAAIREKIRYSNVPAPLRGLGITFIITGLMAIGFMSFGGMLTGGDGETPSTEGTPDDLGVKIEESVKTNETAEVSNITIK, from the coding sequence ATGGAACATTTAGAATTATTTTTCAAGTCAATTTTTGTTGACAATATGGTATTCGCATATTTCTTAGGAATGTGTTCTTACCTTGCCGTTTCTAAGAAAGTGAGCACAGCTGTAGGATTAGGTGCTGCTGTTATTTTCGTATTAACTGTAACTGTACCGTTAAACTGGTTGTTGGATCAATATGTACTACAAGAAGGTGCTCTTACTTGGTTAGGACCAGAATTTGCAGACTATGATTTAAGTTTCCTTTCATTCATCTTATTTATTGCTACCATTGCTACAATGGTTCAGTTAGTTGAGATAGTTGTAGAAAAATTTTCACCATCACTTTATACATCATTAGGTATTTTCTTACCTCTTATTGCTGTAAACTGTGCTATTTTAGGTGGTTCTTTATTTATGCAATCAAGAGAGATAGAAACTTTTACTTTAGCGCTTAACTATGGATTTAGCTCAGGTATTGGTTGGTTTTTAGCTATCCTTGCTATTGCAGCTATTCGCGAAAAAATTAGATACTCTAATGTACCTGCTCCATTACGTGGATTAGGAATTACATTTATTATCACTGGTCTTATGGCTATTGGTTTTATGAGTTTTGGAGGAATGCTTACTGGTGGCGATGGAGAAACACCATCTACTGAAGGTACTCCAGACGATTTAGGAGTAAAGATAGAAGAGAGTGTAAAAACTAATGAAACCGCAGAGGTTTCTAACATAACTATAAAATAA
- a CDS encoding NADH:ubiquinone reductase (Na(+)-transporting) subunit D, translating to MALLSKKDRGLILDPLADDNPITIQVLGICSALAITAQLKPSIVMAISVVFVLGVGNVVISLMRNIIPSKIRIIVQLIVVATLVIIVDQVLKAFAYELSKELSVFIGLIITNCIIMGRFEAFALGNGPWRSFLDGIGNAAGYGLILIIVGFFRELLGSGTLFGFKVLGDSVEKTGLYAIGYENNGFMVLPPMALIVVGIIIWVQRSKNKALIEEN from the coding sequence ATGGCTCTTCTTTCAAAAAAAGATAGGGGTTTAATTTTAGACCCATTAGCAGATGATAACCCAATTACAATACAAGTTCTTGGTATCTGTTCTGCATTAGCAATTACAGCTCAGTTAAAACCATCTATTGTAATGGCTATTTCGGTAGTCTTTGTATTAGGTGTGGGTAATGTTGTAATCTCATTAATGCGTAATATAATTCCTTCTAAAATTAGAATTATAGTACAACTTATAGTAGTAGCAACATTAGTAATTATTGTAGATCAGGTCCTAAAAGCCTTTGCTTACGAATTAAGTAAAGAGCTATCAGTATTTATCGGTCTTATAATTACTAACTGTATTATTATGGGACGTTTTGAAGCTTTTGCTTTAGGTAATGGCCCTTGGAGATCTTTCTTAGATGGTATAGGAAACGCTGCAGGTTACGGTTTAATATTAATTATAGTAGGTTTCTTTAGAGAGCTTTTAGGTTCTGGAACTCTATTCGGATTTAAAGTTCTTGGTGATTCTGTTGAGAAAACAGGACTTTATGCTATTGGTTATGAAAATAACGGTTTTATGGTATTGCCTCCTATGGCACTTATCGTAGTTGGAATCATTATATGGGTACAACGTAGTAAGAACAAAGCATTAATAGAGGAAAACTAA
- a CDS encoding Na(+)-translocating NADH-quinone reductase subunit C — protein sequence MANTDKNSYTIIFAIIMVVVVGGILASLASGLKPLVKANEKYEKQQNVLYALGVNDNEGPGDVKFLGTDVVEDKFKSIVKKQLLIKGSEIKEIALDTLVDIKKEETKAKDPNYERALPLYVAEKDGKELFVIPVRGKGLWDAIWGYVAVDKSMTITGVYFDHKGETPGLGAEIKQRYFMDDFTGESFLDGGAFKGITVAKGNNDPKNTDTSDNEVDALAGATITGDGVTAMLKKDVRMYVPYFKTLNN from the coding sequence ATGGCAAATACAGATAAAAATAGTTACACTATAATATTCGCCATTATCATGGTGGTTGTAGTAGGTGGTATTTTGGCAAGTTTAGCTTCAGGTTTAAAACCTTTAGTTAAAGCCAATGAAAAATACGAGAAACAGCAAAACGTTCTTTACGCTTTAGGGGTAAATGATAACGAAGGTCCAGGTGATGTTAAATTTCTTGGGACAGATGTTGTTGAAGATAAATTTAAGAGCATTGTTAAAAAACAACTTTTAATAAAAGGAAGTGAGATAAAGGAAATAGCTTTAGATACACTTGTAGATATTAAAAAAGAAGAAACAAAAGCGAAAGACCCTAATTACGAAAGAGCTTTGCCATTATATGTTGCAGAAAAGGATGGTAAAGAGTTGTTTGTAATACCTGTAAGAGGTAAAGGTCTTTGGGATGCTATTTGGGGATATGTTGCTGTAGATAAATCTATGACTATCACTGGAGTTTACTTTGACCATAAAGGTGAAACACCAGGTTTAGGAGCAGAAATTAAACAGCGTTACTTTATGGACGATTTTACTGGTGAGTCTTTCTTAGATGGAGGTGCTTTTAAAGGTATTACAGTTGCTAAAGGTAACAACGATCCAAAAAATACAGACACTAGCGATAATGAAGTAGATGCCCTTGCAGGCGCAACTATTACAGGAGATGGTGTAACAGCAATGTTAAAGAAGGATGTACGTATGTATGTTCCTTATTTTAAAACTTTAAATAATTAA
- a CDS encoding NADH:ubiquinone reductase (Na(+)-transporting) subunit B gives MSLKSKLHDLKVKYQGKKMAPAFNALHTFLYAPNETTSHGSHVRAADDLKRTMNTVIIALVPCLIFGIFNTGYQHYAAIDAAAGVARELSVFGNFLTWDNFWLGFITVIPLVVVSYGVGLLVEFIFAVIKGHEVEEGYLVTGMLVPLIVPVDIPLWMLAVAVIFGVVIGKEVFGGTGMNILNPALTIRAFLFFAYPTWMSGDKVWVHGAVDRAKEIAGGANVDAISGETVLGMYAQNQNVLDTYSIAEMFYGYIPGSVGETSKLLIIIGALFLIFTKVGSWRIMLSTLIGALVMGLIFNGVVNLDWISESSKFYGLMSVPFWQHLIIGSILFGAVYMATDPVSASQTNKGKWIYGFLIGFIAIMIRVFNPAYPEGVFLAILLMNVFAPTIDHYVVQGNVKKRMKRLKLKTA, from the coding sequence ATGAGCTTAAAAAGTAAATTACACGATTTAAAGGTTAAGTATCAAGGCAAAAAAATGGCGCCTGCATTTAATGCATTGCATACATTTTTATATGCGCCTAATGAAACCACATCTCACGGCTCACACGTTCGTGCAGCAGATGATTTAAAGAGAACAATGAATACGGTTATCATAGCTTTGGTCCCGTGTTTAATCTTTGGTATTTTTAATACTGGTTACCAACATTATGCAGCTATAGATGCTGCTGCAGGTGTAGCAAGAGAACTTTCTGTTTTTGGAAACTTTCTTACTTGGGATAATTTTTGGTTAGGATTTATTACTGTAATACCATTAGTAGTGGTGTCTTACGGAGTTGGTCTTTTAGTTGAATTTATCTTTGCTGTTATTAAAGGACACGAAGTAGAAGAAGGTTACTTAGTAACCGGAATGTTAGTGCCACTTATTGTACCTGTAGATATTCCACTTTGGATGCTTGCAGTAGCTGTAATATTTGGTGTAGTAATAGGTAAAGAGGTATTTGGTGGTACAGGAATGAATATTCTAAACCCTGCATTAACAATTAGAGCATTCTTGTTCTTTGCTTATCCAACCTGGATGAGTGGTGATAAAGTTTGGGTTCATGGTGCTGTAGATCGTGCTAAAGAAATTGCTGGTGGCGCAAACGTCGATGCTATTTCTGGAGAAACTGTGTTAGGGATGTATGCACAAAACCAAAACGTGTTAGATACCTATTCAATAGCAGAAATGTTTTATGGCTATATACCAGGTTCTGTAGGAGAAACTTCTAAGTTACTTATTATTATAGGTGCATTATTCTTAATCTTTACTAAAGTAGGTAGCTGGAGAATTATGCTTAGTACTTTAATAGGAGCTTTAGTGATGGGCTTAATATTTAATGGAGTTGTTAATTTAGATTGGATTTCTGAAAGCAGCAAATTTTACGGATTAATGAGCGTTCCTTTCTGGCAACACTTAATTATTGGTAGTATTTTATTTGGTGCGGTGTATATGGCTACAGACCCTGTATCTGCATCACAAACCAATAAAGGAAAATGGATTTATGGATTCCTTATAGGTTTCATAGCGATAATGATACGTGTGTTTAACCCAGCATATCCAGAAGGTGTATTCTTAGCAATTCTATTAATGAATGTGTTCGCACCAACAATTGATCATTATGTTGTTCAAGGAAATGTGAAGAAACGTATGAAGCGTTTAAAACTTAAAACTGCTTAA
- a CDS encoding Na(+)-translocating NADH-quinone reductase subunit A produces the protein MSKDITIKKGLDIRLVGSADKVLVDAPKSKTCTIQPADFHLTIPKMVVKEGAKLRAGDELFYSKTQDSIKVVSPIAGTLKEITRGAKRVITHIVIEADGSNESRDFGAVNVASADAEVLRARFLESGLWPFIKQRPYDVIANPTSEPKAIFISGYASAPLVADLDYTLAKQEEKLQAAVTALSKMTKGQVHVTIGKDSVSPFENLKDITLHKITGPHPAGNVGTQISKIDPVNKGEVVWTVNAQDLIVIGESLLTGHFNSERQIAVAGSSVKAPKYFRTHIGADLEGILNEAGIEANSRVITGSVLTGDKTTAKGNLGYYHNTVTVIPEGDDYEFFGWNKPVFNKISLTRALTFSWMQPNKKYDLDTNTNGEHRAFVVTGMYEEVFPLDIYPLQIMKSCLVEDLDAMEQLGMYEVAPEDFALTEFVCVSKQPHQAIIRKGLDVMYKEIG, from the coding sequence ATGTCAAAAGACATTACCATTAAAAAAGGTCTCGATATACGCTTAGTAGGAAGTGCAGACAAAGTACTTGTTGATGCTCCTAAATCTAAGACGTGTACGATACAACCCGCAGATTTTCATCTCACCATTCCAAAAATGGTCGTTAAAGAAGGCGCTAAATTACGTGCTGGAGATGAATTATTTTATTCAAAAACACAAGACAGTATAAAAGTAGTGTCTCCTATTGCAGGTACACTTAAAGAAATTACACGTGGTGCAAAGCGTGTAATTACTCATATTGTTATAGAAGCAGATGGCTCTAACGAGTCTCGCGACTTTGGTGCAGTAAATGTAGCAAGCGCAGATGCAGAGGTGTTAAGAGCTCGTTTCTTAGAAAGTGGTCTTTGGCCATTTATTAAGCAGCGTCCTTATGATGTAATTGCGAACCCAACTTCGGAGCCTAAAGCCATTTTTATCTCTGGTTATGCCAGTGCACCATTGGTGGCAGATTTAGACTATACGCTTGCCAAGCAAGAAGAGAAATTGCAAGCTGCTGTTACAGCACTTAGCAAAATGACTAAAGGGCAAGTTCATGTTACTATAGGTAAAGATTCTGTGTCTCCTTTTGAAAATTTAAAGGATATTACTTTACATAAGATAACAGGACCGCATCCTGCAGGAAATGTAGGGACGCAAATCTCTAAAATAGATCCAGTAAATAAAGGAGAAGTAGTTTGGACAGTAAATGCTCAAGATCTTATTGTGATAGGAGAGTCTTTGCTTACGGGTCATTTTAACTCAGAACGTCAAATTGCTGTTGCAGGTTCATCTGTAAAGGCGCCTAAATACTTTAGAACTCATATTGGAGCAGATTTAGAAGGAATTTTAAATGAAGCTGGTATAGAGGCTAACTCAAGAGTAATTACAGGTAGCGTTCTTACAGGAGATAAGACAACTGCAAAAGGAAACTTAGGGTATTATCATAACACTGTTACTGTAATCCCAGAAGGAGATGATTATGAATTCTTTGGTTGGAATAAGCCAGTTTTTAATAAAATATCTCTTACAAGAGCATTAACATTCTCTTGGATGCAACCAAACAAGAAATACGATTTAGATACCAATACCAATGGAGAACATCGTGCCTTTGTTGTTACAGGTATGTATGAAGAGGTTTTTCCTTTAGATATTTATCCATTACAAATTATGAAATCTTGCCTTGTTGAAGATTTAGATGCAATGGAGCAATTAGGAATGTACGAAGTAGCACCAGAAGACTTTGCATTAACAGAGTTTGTATGTGTATCTAAACAACCACACCAAGCAATTATCAGAAAAGGCTTGGATGTTATGTATAAAGAAATAGGATAA
- a CDS encoding type IX secretion system plug protein, with protein MINRLVLTLFIAISFSALAQNPEWETIPPDYIRTVNFKGSSSEFSGTPIIRLGERLTLEFDDIIGDEEDYYYVIDYYNFDWTPTTISKNEYLEGFDNVRLVTYENSFNALQLYSHYTLQIPNEDTKRIEKSGNYMLKIYNDSKELMFSRKFIVYENLATVKAQVKRMRDQEFINTKQSVHFSISSDQLLIKNPDIALKTLVIQNNDLNTAISNLRPQYNIGNEYVYRYDTESSFWASNEFLNFDNKDVRAATINIKRIEKRDIYHNFLYTDGMRAFEPYTYYPDINGSYRVRTLQGRDEDIEAEYVWMHFSLQCYEDLNGGQLHIYGNFNNYILDDTTKLTYNKERGVYENERLFKQGFYNYKYILLNPDGSINPGFISGNFDKTENEYTVLAYYRDIGGRFDRVIGIGSANSVNITN; from the coding sequence ATGATTAACAGATTAGTCTTAACGCTATTTATTGCAATATCTTTCAGCGCATTAGCTCAAAATCCTGAATGGGAAACAATTCCTCCAGATTATATAAGAACTGTAAATTTTAAAGGCTCAAGCTCAGAATTTAGTGGTACTCCTATTATAAGACTCGGCGAAAGATTAACTCTAGAATTTGATGATATTATTGGCGATGAAGAGGATTACTACTATGTAATAGACTATTATAATTTTGATTGGACGCCAACAACCATATCTAAAAATGAATATCTTGAAGGTTTTGACAATGTAAGGCTGGTAACCTACGAAAACTCCTTTAATGCTTTACAACTATACAGCCACTATACGCTCCAGATACCTAATGAAGACACTAAACGCATTGAGAAGAGCGGCAATTATATGCTTAAGATATATAATGACTCTAAGGAGTTAATGTTTAGTCGCAAGTTTATTGTTTATGAAAATTTAGCAACAGTAAAAGCACAGGTAAAACGTATGAGAGACCAAGAGTTTATAAATACGAAGCAGTCTGTACATTTTAGTATCTCTTCCGACCAATTACTTATCAAGAACCCAGATATTGCTTTAAAAACGCTAGTTATTCAAAATAACGACTTAAATACTGCAATAAGTAATTTAAGACCACAGTACAATATAGGTAACGAATATGTTTATAGATATGATACCGAATCTTCCTTTTGGGCAAGCAATGAGTTTTTAAATTTTGACAATAAAGATGTTAGAGCTGCAACCATTAATATTAAGAGGATTGAAAAACGTGACATTTATCACAATTTCCTTTATACAGATGGAATGAGAGCCTTTGAGCCTTATACCTATTATCCAGACATTAATGGTAGTTACAGAGTTAGAACACTACAAGGACGTGATGAGGATATTGAAGCAGAATACGTATGGATGCATTTCTCATTACAATGTTATGAAGATTTAAATGGCGGACAGCTGCATATATATGGTAACTTTAATAACTATATATTAGATGACACCACTAAGCTTACTTATAATAAGGAACGTGGTGTTTATGAAAACGAACGCTTATTTAAGCAAGGTTTTTATAATTACAAGTATATTTTACTTAACCCAGACGGCAGTATTAATCCAGGATTTATAAGTGGTAATTTTGACAAAACAGAAAATGAATATACTGTCTTAGCCTATTATAGGGATATTGGTGGTCGTTTTGATCGTGTTATTGGTATTGGTTCTGCAAATAGTGTAAACATTACTAATTAA
- a CDS encoding DUF3667 domain-containing protein produces MSDSRLLRKYRGETCLNCNHPLDVSDKFCAQCGQLNTLKKLKVGDFVREFFASIISYDSRLRNTLTALLFKPGKISEEYIKGKRRSYVNPFRFYLSVSIIFFIIYGFSLNFDAIDYNIRKLDNLSENTSNTFKQELSEVPKEDLAHLDSLGLNKYLKNDTITSYKDIYISEQELDSLSFFTTLDKRLDLYQQFYEDTSITNAALGLDSLKHTKTYYHRYLYHKGVQLSDVTSNLSSVLGYFINKLPIIIFFYLPVFALFVWLLYIRNPFSYAEHIVFLFHIQSLFFVLYSFAFILSYIGVGQIVFYGATLIFFFYLYKAMRRFYKQRRFKTIVKFIIVNFVFLILAFVGAILSFLVSFAIF; encoded by the coding sequence ATGAGTGACTCTCGCCTACTCCGTAAATATCGCGGTGAAACCTGTTTAAATTGTAATCACCCTCTAGATGTTAGCGACAAATTCTGCGCACAATGCGGACAACTAAACACACTTAAAAAGCTTAAAGTTGGAGATTTTGTAAGAGAGTTTTTTGCAAGTATTATTTCCTATGATTCCAGACTAAGGAATACATTAACAGCCTTGCTCTTTAAACCTGGAAAAATTAGCGAGGAATATATTAAAGGAAAGCGAAGAAGCTATGTAAATCCGTTTCGGTTTTATCTTAGTGTGAGTATTATATTTTTTATAATTTATGGCTTTAGTTTAAATTTTGATGCTATAGATTATAACATCAGAAAATTAGACAACTTATCCGAAAATACTTCAAACACTTTTAAACAAGAATTAAGCGAGGTTCCTAAAGAAGACCTTGCTCATCTGGATAGCTTAGGTTTAAATAAGTATTTAAAAAACGACACCATAACGTCTTACAAGGATATTTATATTTCAGAACAAGAATTAGATAGTCTTAGTTTTTTCACAACACTAGACAAACGCTTAGATTTGTATCAGCAATTTTACGAAGACACAAGCATCACAAATGCAGCATTAGGTTTAGACAGTTTAAAACATACAAAAACATATTATCACAGGTATCTTTACCACAAAGGCGTACAACTAAGTGATGTTACCTCTAACCTATCTTCTGTATTGGGCTATTTTATAAACAAGTTGCCTATAATTATTTTCTTTTACCTTCCTGTTTTTGCATTATTTGTATGGTTACTATACATTAGAAATCCTTTTAGTTATGCAGAACATATCGTCTTTTTATTTCATATCCAAAGTTTGTTTTTTGTACTGTATTCCTTTGCATTTATATTAAGTTATATAGGAGTTGGTCAAATTGTATTTTATGGTGCCACGCTAATATTCTTTTTTTATCTCTATAAGGCCATGCGAAGGTTTTATAAGCAAAGACGATTTAAAACTATTGTGAAGTTTATTATCGTAAATTTTGTATTTTTAATCTTAGCGTTTGTTGGTGCTATACTCTCATTTTTAGTATCCTTCGCTATTTTTTAA
- the apaG gene encoding Co2+/Mg2+ efflux protein ApaG, producing MVTKVTKGIKISVETKFEGSIYREHQLFQAFSYTITIENLSKDTIQLLNRFWEIRDALKLPEYVEGEGVIGKKPVIPPQQKHSYSSGCLLSSPIGSMNGYYEMLNFSTGKTFKVSIPNFKLSAPFILN from the coding sequence ATGGTTACAAAAGTTACAAAAGGAATTAAAATTTCTGTTGAAACAAAGTTTGAAGGCTCTATTTATAGAGAACACCAACTGTTTCAAGCTTTTTCCTATACCATTACTATCGAAAATTTAAGCAAGGACACCATACAGTTACTTAATAGGTTTTGGGAAATTAGAGACGCTTTAAAATTACCTGAATATGTAGAAGGAGAAGGTGTTATAGGTAAAAAGCCTGTGATACCGCCACAACAAAAACATAGCTACTCAAGCGGATGTTTATTATCCTCGCCAATAGGTTCAATGAATGGATATTACGAGATGCTAAATTTTTCTACAGGAAAAACATTTAAGGTTAGTATCCCGAATTTTAAATTGAGTGCTCCGTTTATATTAAATTAA
- a CDS encoding DUF6695 family protein, with product MKSSGKIIPIAFPDQFVKLSDEKRLSYLHWFGLGTKTHIKAGHASLVLVDHANGELHYYDFGRYITPKGKGRVRSKRTDVEVKIPFTAQFDAEKTIVNLDEILIWLQSKPEITHGYGRLVASVADIDFVKAYTYVETLQEMGSIPYKAFGAGTKEFGSNCSRLVTDTIIEGISNPKVKRKLKLNKQFTPSPIGNVQSAANSSKIYCVEHGIVSEFNSTAFKENIVNFFDKKHVLNTSGIKVIKPKDSCFLKGTGSSAYFKLKASELSNEYLITRYNEEGQKDFEGRFKPTTSDFSITKPYKFVYDSNCLYCHIEQEGKRFKFNLI from the coding sequence TTGAAATCTTCAGGTAAAATAATACCAATTGCGTTTCCAGATCAATTTGTAAAATTATCTGATGAAAAACGATTATCCTATCTACATTGGTTTGGCTTAGGCACAAAAACGCATATAAAAGCAGGACACGCATCACTTGTTTTGGTAGACCACGCTAATGGTGAACTGCATTATTATGATTTTGGAAGATATATAACACCAAAAGGAAAAGGTCGCGTAAGAAGTAAACGCACAGATGTTGAAGTTAAGATTCCATTTACAGCACAATTTGATGCAGAGAAGACTATTGTTAATCTAGATGAAATTTTAATTTGGTTGCAGTCTAAACCAGAAATCACACATGGTTATGGTAGGTTAGTAGCATCTGTAGCAGATATAGATTTTGTAAAAGCTTACACCTACGTCGAAACTTTGCAAGAAATGGGAAGCATTCCTTACAAAGCATTTGGTGCCGGTACTAAGGAGTTTGGATCTAATTGTTCTCGATTAGTTACAGATACTATAATCGAAGGAATTTCTAATCCTAAGGTAAAGCGAAAATTAAAACTTAATAAGCAGTTTACACCAAGCCCTATTGGTAATGTGCAATCTGCAGCCAATAGCTCTAAAATTTATTGTGTAGAGCACGGTATTGTATCTGAGTTTAATAGCACAGCATTTAAAGAAAATATTGTAAATTTTTTTGACAAAAAACACGTTTTAAACACCTCTGGAATTAAGGTTATAAAACCTAAAGATTCTTGTTTTTTAAAAGGTACAGGAAGTAGTGCTTATTTTAAGCTGAAGGCTTCAGAACTAAGCAATGAGTATCTAATTACAAGGTATAACGAGGAAGGCCAGAAAGACTTTGAAGGAAGGTTTAAGCCAACTACTTCAGATTTCAGCATTACTAAACCTTACAAGTTTGTTTATGATAGTAATTGTTTGTATTGCCATATAGAACAGGAAGGCAAACGCTTTAAGTTTAATTTAATATAA
- a CDS encoding NRDE family protein: MCTVTLVPNKARKDSFTLTSNRDEAINRETIAPEFYEINDVKMLFPKDAIAGGTWIGLSEKKRVVCLLNGGFKLHERQLPYRMSRGIVVKDVLGCETIEETLQSYNFDNVEPFTLVIADWNQGLRFYEMVWDGNKAHFKELPLTTHIWSSSTLYTDEMKAKRRHWFAKYQLQHKLTPENLLDFHLNAGEGDSNVDLQIDRGMLKTISITQVVKIDEEPTMRYENLNTKNVLATKFEPATL; encoded by the coding sequence ATGTGCACGGTAACTTTAGTACCAAATAAAGCAAGAAAAGATAGTTTTACGCTCACCTCAAATAGAGATGAAGCTATAAACAGGGAAACTATAGCACCAGAGTTTTACGAAATTAACGATGTAAAAATGTTATTTCCTAAAGATGCTATAGCTGGTGGCACTTGGATAGGCCTTAGTGAAAAAAAGCGAGTAGTTTGCTTGTTGAATGGAGGTTTTAAGCTTCACGAAAGACAACTACCTTATAGAATGAGTAGAGGTATAGTTGTAAAAGATGTATTAGGCTGTGAAACTATAGAAGAAACTTTGCAATCTTATAATTTTGATAATGTTGAACCATTTACATTGGTGATAGCAGACTGGAACCAAGGATTAAGATTTTATGAAATGGTTTGGGATGGTAATAAAGCACATTTTAAAGAATTGCCATTAACTACCCATATTTGGTCATCTTCAACATTATATACTGATGAGATGAAAGCAAAGCGAAGACATTGGTTTGCTAAATACCAATTACAACATAAATTAACTCCAGAAAACTTATTAGATTTCCATTTAAATGCAGGAGAAGGTGACTCTAATGTAGATTTACAAATAGATAGAGGAATGCTCAAAACTATTAGCATAACTCAAGTTGTAAAGATAGATGAAGAGCCTACTATGCGTTATGAAAACCTAAACACTAAAAATGTGCTAGCTACAAAATTTGAGCCTGCAACACTTTGA